Proteins from one Bombus affinis isolate iyBomAffi1 chromosome 1, iyBomAffi1.2, whole genome shotgun sequence genomic window:
- the LOC126922587 gene encoding 3-hydroxyacyl-CoA dehydrogenase type-2 codes for MNGLVALVTGGASGLGLGVVRRFIKEGAKVAIADLPKSKGNEIANELGASAVFTPMDVTSTDDVNDALSIICKKFKRLDVIVNAAGIACAHKVYNHNKDLPHDIENFENLMKVNVSGTFNVIRLSVPLIYKNTPDEDGQRGVIINTASVAAFEGQMGQVAYSASKGAIVGMTLPLARDLSNIGIRVATIAPGLFDTPMLGSLPEKVRFYLKKTIPFPSRLGNPDEYAKLAQHIVENRLLNGEVIRLDGALRMQP; via the exons atgaac gGATTAGTTGCTCTTGTAACTGGTGGTGCATCTGGATTGGGACTTGGTGTTGTACGAAGATTTATAAAAGAAGGTGCTAAAGTAGCTATTGCTGATTTACCAAAATCTAAAGGAAATGAAATTGCTAATGAACTTGGAGCGTCTGCTGTCTTTACACCAATGGAT GTAACATCAACAGATGATGTAAACGATGCTTTATCTATAATATGTAAGAAGTTCAAAAGATTGGATGTCATAGTAAATGCAGCAGGAATAGCCTGTGCCCACAAAGTATATAATCATAATAAAGATCTTCCACACGATATTGAGAATTTTGAAAATCTGATGAAAGTAAATGTTAGTGGAACATTTAATGTCATTAGATTATCTGTACCACTGATATATAAGAATACACCAGACGAAGATGGACAACGGGGAGTGATAATTAACACAGCAAGCGTTGCAGCATTTGAAGGACAAATGGGTCAGGTAGCATATTCTGCGAGCAAAGGTGCGATTGTTGGTATGACTTTGCCACTAGCTCGTGACCTATCTAATATTGGTATTCGTGTTGCTACAATCGCACCTGGATTATTTGATACACCAATGCTGGGAAGTTTACCAGAGAAAGTACgtttttatttaaagaaaacaaTACCATTTCCAAGCAGATTGGGTAATCCTGATGAATATGCTAAGCTTGCACAACATATTGTTGAAAATCGTCTCTTAAATGGAGAAGTGATAAGATTAGATGGTGCTCTCAGAATGCAACCGTGA
- the LOC126922206 gene encoding valine--tRNA ligase isoform X1: MKVIQCNTSLHVKSYYKYCCNKFSTQQLSDFPKTFNSKKSEHEWYQIWKDNNHFTIKNNEKAALKMLLPPPNITGTLHLGHALTVTIQDILARWYRMKGHPVIWIPGFDHAGIATQMMIEKYLFKVKGISKSDIGKEQFLSFIWQWKNEKQNNIKSQLEALGASLDWSKEYFTMSKDHNVAVIEALVILNNRNLLYRKKDLINWSPTLRSTISDIEVERLYITKKTQLQVPGYKKMITFGEMAYIAYPVKDSKDKIVVATTRPETLFGDVAIAVHPDDERYTKYIGHQVWHTLRETYIPVISDPLVDRQYGTGAVKVTPAHDSLDYQIAMNHQLEIIEVIDEYGNITGIGKQFKGLPRFIAREKILNELSNKGILNSISDHEMYVPLCSRSHDVIEYLLKEQWFIKCESMAQKALQAVEQGHLKIIPNTYEKLWYDYLNNNRDWCISRQIWWGHSIPAYYVTVEGKTEWVISRTENDAKTIVQNKYGPDVKLHKDQDVLDTWFSSAILPFAVMGWPKKTEDFKRYYPLTLMETGSDILFFWVARMVMLGLELTNCIPFNEVLLHGLVCDAYGKKMSKTTGNIVSPENIINGITLNDLIAQMKESYNTGLISESVLKRMLNANNKQFPNGIPEHGADALRMTLCSHNIKNQHIKFDIMECQTNKFFLNKIWQAGKYVLLMTSKQVYQEPTNMTIIDQWILSRLSLMINIVSDSFMQRDFHKAIASMKQFLYYEFCDFYLEATKWGYKSKDIDAHVSHTYSLRKCLEVFLRISAPIIPYISDDLYKRLSNEFPEFLSVPSLMQAQYPVPQQYNEWRDVSLDEKINDVLNIILKIRSIIGNVSKKLNPEVHIVTSKFENLKFYNDVINLIKGGSKIFNIFIFLKDDYTEDKNSVFYNCSSDCTLFIITENSSILQQFKENILKETITQKN; the protein is encoded by the exons atgaaaGTCATACAATGTAATACTTCATTACACGTTAAGTCCTATTATAAATATTGCTGCAATAAGTTCTCTACTCAACAGTTATCAG ATTTCCCAAAAACTTTTAATAGTAAAAAGAGTGAACATGAATGGTATCAGATTTGGAAAGACAATAATCATTTTACtattaaaaataatgaaaaagcaGCATTGAAAATGCTTTTACCTCCTCCTAATATAACTGGAACATTGCATTTAGGACATGCATTAACTGTTACAATTCAAGATATATTAGCAAGATG GTATAGAATGAAGGGACATCCTGTAATATGGATACCAGGTTTTGATCATGCTGGAATTGCAACACAAATGATGatagaaaaatatctttttaaagTAAAGGGTATCAGTAAGTCAGATATAGGAAAAGAACAGTTTCTGTCATTTATTTGGCagtggaaaaatgaaaaacaaaataatataaaatctcAATTAGAAGCTTTGGGTGCTAGTTTAGATTGGTCTAAAGAATACTTTACAATGAGTAAG GATCATAATGTTGCTGTGATAGAAGCACTTGTCATATTGAACAATCGAAATTTATTATATAGGAAGAAAGATTTGATAAATTGGTCCCCTACTCTACGTAGTACAATATCGGATATTGAGGTAGAACGCTTATACATTACTAAAAAGACACAGCTCCAAGTTCCAGGATACAAGAAAATGATTACATTTGGTGAAATGGCATATATAGCTTATCCAGTGAAAGATTCAA AAGATAAGATAGTAGTAGCAACTACTAGACCAGAAACTCTTTTTGGAGATGTAGCAATTGCTGTTCATCCAGATGATGAAAGATACACAAAATATATTGGGCATCAAGTTTGGCATACTTTAAGAGAAACATACATTCCTGTTATTTCTGATCCTTTAGTTGACAGACAATATGGCACAG gTGCAGTAAAAGTAACACCAGCGCATGATTCTTTAGATTACCAGATTGCAATGAATCATCAATTAGAAATTATTGAAGTTATTGATGAATATGGAAATATAACAGGAATAGGCAAACAATTTAAA GGTTTGCCAAGATTTATTGCTCGAGAGAAAATTTTAAACGAATTGTCAAATAAAGGTATTCTAAACAGTATCAGTGATCACGAGATGTACGTGCCATTGTGTTCACGATCTCATGATGTCATAGAATACTTACTCAAAGAACAATGGTTTATTAAATGTGAAAGTATGGCTCAGAAGGCGCTACAAGCTGTGGAACAGGGGCATTTAAAAATAATACCTAATACTTATGAAAAACTGTGGTATGATTATCTCAATAATAACAG AGATTGGTGTATTTCAAGACAAATTTGGTGGGGACATTCTATTCCTGCATATTATGTTACAGTTGAAGGTAAAACTGAATGGGTAATTAGTAGAACTGAAAATGATGCAAAAACTATTGTACAAAATAAATATGGACCAGATGTAAAATTACATAAAGATCAGGATGTATTGGATACTTGGTTTTCTTCTGCTATACTTCCGTTTGCGGTAATGGGATGGCCAAAGAAG ACAGAAGATTTTAAAAGATATTATCCTTTAACATTAATGGAAACGGGAAGTGATATTCTTTTCTTTTGGGTTGCAAGGATGGTAATGCTAGGATTGGAATTGACTAATTGTATACCTTTTAAT GAAGTTTTACTGCATGGTCTTGTATGTGATGCTTATGGAAAGAAAATGTCTAAAACAACTGGGAATATTGTTTCTCCAGAAAATATTATCAATGGTATTACCTTAAAT GACCTGATTGCACAAATGAAAGAAAGTTATAATACAGGTTTAATTAGTGAATCTGTTTTAAAACGAATGTTAAATGCAAATAATAAACAGTTTCCTAATGGTATACCAGAACATGGTGCAGACGCGttacgtatgacattatgtagtcaCAATATTAAAA ATCAACATATCAAGTTTGATATTATGGAGTGCCaaacaaacaaattttttttaaataagattTGGCAAGCAGGCAAATATGTTTTACTGATGACAAGCAAACAAGTGTATCAAGAACCTACAAATATGACAATTATTGATCAATGGATTCTAAGCAGATTATCTCTAATGATAAATATAGTCAGTGATTCATTTATGCAACGAGATTTCCATAAAGCTATTGCATCAATGAAGCAATTCCTATATTATGAattttgtgatttttatttg GAAGCAACTAAATGGGGATATAAGAGCAAAGACATAGATGCACATGTAAGTCATACATATAGCTTAAGAAAATGTTTAGAAGTATTTTTACGTATATCTGCACCTATAATTCCATATATATCTGATGATTTGTACAAAAGATTATCAAATGAATTCCCAGAATTTTTATCAGTGCCGTCATTAATGCAAGCACAATATCCAGTACCACAACAG TATAATGAATGGAGAGACGTTTCCTTAGATGAAAAAATAAATGATgtcttaaatattatattaaaaattagaagCATTATCGGTAATGTTAGCAAAAAATTAAATCCAGAAG TTCACATTGTAACTAGCAAATTTgaaaatcttaaattttataatgatgtcataaatttaattaaaggtggaagtaaaatttttaatatttttatattcttaaaaGATGATTATACAGAAGATAAAAATAGTGTTTTTTATAATTGTAGTTCTGATTGtacattatttattatcactgag aacTCTTCTATTCTGCAACAATTTAAGGAGAACATCTTGAAAGAAACAATTACACAAAAGAATTAa
- the LOC126922206 gene encoding valine--tRNA ligase isoform X2, translating to MKVIQCNTSLHVKSYYKYCCNKFSTQQLSDFPKTFNSKKSEHEWYQIWKDNNHFTIKNNEKAALKMLLPPPNITGTLHLGHALTVTIQDILARWYRMKGHPVIWIPGFDHAGIATQMMIEKYLFKVKGISKSDIGKEQFLSFIWQWKNEKQNNIKSQLEALGASLDWSKEYFTMSKDHNVAVIEALVILNNRNLLYRKKDLINWSPTLRSTISDIEVERLYITKKTQLQVPGYKKMITFGEMAYIAYPVKDSKDKIVVATTRPETLFGDVAIAVHPDDERYTKYIGHQVWHTLRETYIPVISDPLVDRQYGTGAVKVTPAHDSLDYQIAMNHQLEIIEVIDEYGNITGIGKQFKGLPRFIAREKILNELSNKGILNSISDHEMYVPLCSRSHDVIEYLLKEQWFIKCESMAQKALQAVEQGHLKIIPNTYEKLWYDYLNNNRDWCISRQIWWGHSIPAYYVTVEGKTEWVISRTENDAKTIVQNKYGPDVKLHKDQDVLDTWFSSAILPFAVMGWPKKTEDFKRYYPLTLMETGSDILFFWVARMVMLGLELTNCIPFNEVLLHGLVCDAYGKKMSKTTGNIVSPENIINGITLNDLIAQMKESYNTGLISESVLKRMLNANNKQFPNGIPEHGADALRMTLCSHNIKNQHIKFDIMECQTNKFFLNKIWQAGKYVLLMTSKQVYQEPTNMTIIDQWILSRLSLMINIVSDSFMQRDFHKAIASMKQFLYYEFCDFYLEATKWGYKSKDIDAHVSHTYSLRKCLEVFLRISAPIIPYISDDLYKRLSNEFPEFLSVPSLMQAQYPVPQQYNEWRDVSLDEKINDVLNIILKIRSIIGNVSKKLNPEVHIVTSKFENLKFYNDVINLIKVLIVHYLLSLRTLLFCNNLRRTS from the exons atgaaaGTCATACAATGTAATACTTCATTACACGTTAAGTCCTATTATAAATATTGCTGCAATAAGTTCTCTACTCAACAGTTATCAG ATTTCCCAAAAACTTTTAATAGTAAAAAGAGTGAACATGAATGGTATCAGATTTGGAAAGACAATAATCATTTTACtattaaaaataatgaaaaagcaGCATTGAAAATGCTTTTACCTCCTCCTAATATAACTGGAACATTGCATTTAGGACATGCATTAACTGTTACAATTCAAGATATATTAGCAAGATG GTATAGAATGAAGGGACATCCTGTAATATGGATACCAGGTTTTGATCATGCTGGAATTGCAACACAAATGATGatagaaaaatatctttttaaagTAAAGGGTATCAGTAAGTCAGATATAGGAAAAGAACAGTTTCTGTCATTTATTTGGCagtggaaaaatgaaaaacaaaataatataaaatctcAATTAGAAGCTTTGGGTGCTAGTTTAGATTGGTCTAAAGAATACTTTACAATGAGTAAG GATCATAATGTTGCTGTGATAGAAGCACTTGTCATATTGAACAATCGAAATTTATTATATAGGAAGAAAGATTTGATAAATTGGTCCCCTACTCTACGTAGTACAATATCGGATATTGAGGTAGAACGCTTATACATTACTAAAAAGACACAGCTCCAAGTTCCAGGATACAAGAAAATGATTACATTTGGTGAAATGGCATATATAGCTTATCCAGTGAAAGATTCAA AAGATAAGATAGTAGTAGCAACTACTAGACCAGAAACTCTTTTTGGAGATGTAGCAATTGCTGTTCATCCAGATGATGAAAGATACACAAAATATATTGGGCATCAAGTTTGGCATACTTTAAGAGAAACATACATTCCTGTTATTTCTGATCCTTTAGTTGACAGACAATATGGCACAG gTGCAGTAAAAGTAACACCAGCGCATGATTCTTTAGATTACCAGATTGCAATGAATCATCAATTAGAAATTATTGAAGTTATTGATGAATATGGAAATATAACAGGAATAGGCAAACAATTTAAA GGTTTGCCAAGATTTATTGCTCGAGAGAAAATTTTAAACGAATTGTCAAATAAAGGTATTCTAAACAGTATCAGTGATCACGAGATGTACGTGCCATTGTGTTCACGATCTCATGATGTCATAGAATACTTACTCAAAGAACAATGGTTTATTAAATGTGAAAGTATGGCTCAGAAGGCGCTACAAGCTGTGGAACAGGGGCATTTAAAAATAATACCTAATACTTATGAAAAACTGTGGTATGATTATCTCAATAATAACAG AGATTGGTGTATTTCAAGACAAATTTGGTGGGGACATTCTATTCCTGCATATTATGTTACAGTTGAAGGTAAAACTGAATGGGTAATTAGTAGAACTGAAAATGATGCAAAAACTATTGTACAAAATAAATATGGACCAGATGTAAAATTACATAAAGATCAGGATGTATTGGATACTTGGTTTTCTTCTGCTATACTTCCGTTTGCGGTAATGGGATGGCCAAAGAAG ACAGAAGATTTTAAAAGATATTATCCTTTAACATTAATGGAAACGGGAAGTGATATTCTTTTCTTTTGGGTTGCAAGGATGGTAATGCTAGGATTGGAATTGACTAATTGTATACCTTTTAAT GAAGTTTTACTGCATGGTCTTGTATGTGATGCTTATGGAAAGAAAATGTCTAAAACAACTGGGAATATTGTTTCTCCAGAAAATATTATCAATGGTATTACCTTAAAT GACCTGATTGCACAAATGAAAGAAAGTTATAATACAGGTTTAATTAGTGAATCTGTTTTAAAACGAATGTTAAATGCAAATAATAAACAGTTTCCTAATGGTATACCAGAACATGGTGCAGACGCGttacgtatgacattatgtagtcaCAATATTAAAA ATCAACATATCAAGTTTGATATTATGGAGTGCCaaacaaacaaattttttttaaataagattTGGCAAGCAGGCAAATATGTTTTACTGATGACAAGCAAACAAGTGTATCAAGAACCTACAAATATGACAATTATTGATCAATGGATTCTAAGCAGATTATCTCTAATGATAAATATAGTCAGTGATTCATTTATGCAACGAGATTTCCATAAAGCTATTGCATCAATGAAGCAATTCCTATATTATGAattttgtgatttttatttg GAAGCAACTAAATGGGGATATAAGAGCAAAGACATAGATGCACATGTAAGTCATACATATAGCTTAAGAAAATGTTTAGAAGTATTTTTACGTATATCTGCACCTATAATTCCATATATATCTGATGATTTGTACAAAAGATTATCAAATGAATTCCCAGAATTTTTATCAGTGCCGTCATTAATGCAAGCACAATATCCAGTACCACAACAG TATAATGAATGGAGAGACGTTTCCTTAGATGAAAAAATAAATGATgtcttaaatattatattaaaaattagaagCATTATCGGTAATGTTAGCAAAAAATTAAATCCAGAAG TTCACATTGTAACTAGCAAATTTgaaaatcttaaattttataatgatgtcataaatttaattaaag TTCTGATTGtacattatttattatcactgag aacTCTTCTATTCTGCAACAATTTAAGGAGAACATCTTGA
- the LOC126922206 gene encoding valine--tRNA ligase, mitochondrial isoform X3, producing the protein MKVIQCNTSLHVKSYYKYCCNKFSTQQLSDFPKTFNSKKSEHEWYQIWKDNNHFTIKNNEKAALKMLLPPPNITGTLHLGHALTVTIQDILARWYRMKGHPVIWIPGFDHAGIATQMMIEKYLFKVKGISKSDIGKEQFLSFIWQWKNEKQNNIKSQLEALGASLDWSKEYFTMSKDHNVAVIEALVILNNRNLLYRKKDLINWSPTLRSTISDIEVERLYITKKTQLQVPGYKKMITFGEMAYIAYPVKDSKDKIVVATTRPETLFGDVAIAVHPDDERYTKYIGHQVWHTLRETYIPVISDPLVDRQYGTGAVKVTPAHDSLDYQIAMNHQLEIIEVIDEYGNITGIGKQFKGLPRFIAREKILNELSNKGILNSISDHEMYVPLCSRSHDVIEYLLKEQWFIKCESMAQKALQAVEQGHLKIIPNTYEKLWYDYLNNNRDWCISRQIWWGHSIPAYYVTVEGKTEWVISRTENDAKTIVQNKYGPDVKLHKDQDVLDTWFSSAILPFAVMGWPKKTEDFKRYYPLTLMETGSDILFFWVARMVMLGLELTNCIPFNEVLLHGLVCDAYGKKMSKTTGNIVSPENIINGITLNDLIAQMKESYNTGLISESVLKRMLNANNKQFPNGIPEHGADALRMTLCSHNIKNQHIKFDIMECQTNKFFLNKIWQAGKYVLLMTSKQVYQEPTNMTIIDQWILSRLSLMINIVSDSFMQRDFHKAIASMKQFLYYEFCDFYLEATKWGYKSKDIDAHNFYQCRH; encoded by the exons atgaaaGTCATACAATGTAATACTTCATTACACGTTAAGTCCTATTATAAATATTGCTGCAATAAGTTCTCTACTCAACAGTTATCAG ATTTCCCAAAAACTTTTAATAGTAAAAAGAGTGAACATGAATGGTATCAGATTTGGAAAGACAATAATCATTTTACtattaaaaataatgaaaaagcaGCATTGAAAATGCTTTTACCTCCTCCTAATATAACTGGAACATTGCATTTAGGACATGCATTAACTGTTACAATTCAAGATATATTAGCAAGATG GTATAGAATGAAGGGACATCCTGTAATATGGATACCAGGTTTTGATCATGCTGGAATTGCAACACAAATGATGatagaaaaatatctttttaaagTAAAGGGTATCAGTAAGTCAGATATAGGAAAAGAACAGTTTCTGTCATTTATTTGGCagtggaaaaatgaaaaacaaaataatataaaatctcAATTAGAAGCTTTGGGTGCTAGTTTAGATTGGTCTAAAGAATACTTTACAATGAGTAAG GATCATAATGTTGCTGTGATAGAAGCACTTGTCATATTGAACAATCGAAATTTATTATATAGGAAGAAAGATTTGATAAATTGGTCCCCTACTCTACGTAGTACAATATCGGATATTGAGGTAGAACGCTTATACATTACTAAAAAGACACAGCTCCAAGTTCCAGGATACAAGAAAATGATTACATTTGGTGAAATGGCATATATAGCTTATCCAGTGAAAGATTCAA AAGATAAGATAGTAGTAGCAACTACTAGACCAGAAACTCTTTTTGGAGATGTAGCAATTGCTGTTCATCCAGATGATGAAAGATACACAAAATATATTGGGCATCAAGTTTGGCATACTTTAAGAGAAACATACATTCCTGTTATTTCTGATCCTTTAGTTGACAGACAATATGGCACAG gTGCAGTAAAAGTAACACCAGCGCATGATTCTTTAGATTACCAGATTGCAATGAATCATCAATTAGAAATTATTGAAGTTATTGATGAATATGGAAATATAACAGGAATAGGCAAACAATTTAAA GGTTTGCCAAGATTTATTGCTCGAGAGAAAATTTTAAACGAATTGTCAAATAAAGGTATTCTAAACAGTATCAGTGATCACGAGATGTACGTGCCATTGTGTTCACGATCTCATGATGTCATAGAATACTTACTCAAAGAACAATGGTTTATTAAATGTGAAAGTATGGCTCAGAAGGCGCTACAAGCTGTGGAACAGGGGCATTTAAAAATAATACCTAATACTTATGAAAAACTGTGGTATGATTATCTCAATAATAACAG AGATTGGTGTATTTCAAGACAAATTTGGTGGGGACATTCTATTCCTGCATATTATGTTACAGTTGAAGGTAAAACTGAATGGGTAATTAGTAGAACTGAAAATGATGCAAAAACTATTGTACAAAATAAATATGGACCAGATGTAAAATTACATAAAGATCAGGATGTATTGGATACTTGGTTTTCTTCTGCTATACTTCCGTTTGCGGTAATGGGATGGCCAAAGAAG ACAGAAGATTTTAAAAGATATTATCCTTTAACATTAATGGAAACGGGAAGTGATATTCTTTTCTTTTGGGTTGCAAGGATGGTAATGCTAGGATTGGAATTGACTAATTGTATACCTTTTAAT GAAGTTTTACTGCATGGTCTTGTATGTGATGCTTATGGAAAGAAAATGTCTAAAACAACTGGGAATATTGTTTCTCCAGAAAATATTATCAATGGTATTACCTTAAAT GACCTGATTGCACAAATGAAAGAAAGTTATAATACAGGTTTAATTAGTGAATCTGTTTTAAAACGAATGTTAAATGCAAATAATAAACAGTTTCCTAATGGTATACCAGAACATGGTGCAGACGCGttacgtatgacattatgtagtcaCAATATTAAAA ATCAACATATCAAGTTTGATATTATGGAGTGCCaaacaaacaaattttttttaaataagattTGGCAAGCAGGCAAATATGTTTTACTGATGACAAGCAAACAAGTGTATCAAGAACCTACAAATATGACAATTATTGATCAATGGATTCTAAGCAGATTATCTCTAATGATAAATATAGTCAGTGATTCATTTATGCAACGAGATTTCCATAAAGCTATTGCATCAATGAAGCAATTCCTATATTATGAattttgtgatttttatttg GAAGCAACTAAATGGGGATATAAGAGCAAAGACATAGATGCACAT AATTTTTATCAGTGCCGTCATTAA